The Argopecten irradians isolate NY chromosome 16, Ai_NY, whole genome shotgun sequence genome window below encodes:
- the LOC138310147 gene encoding uncharacterized protein: MTFGRYTRFHHEKSYSPKLEGLEDFQGDVLHILDYRVPEPFAGKTVAILGAAFSGVDIAFGISSAAREYIFNDATQEDVDALIFCTGYRAGYPFLSTDILQIERQRITPLYKHFVHIKFPTLFFVGIPNLKLLCYFPQSYAIARAIVAIMNGKVTLPSEAEMLEDEEQEFAQRKKEGVGPSKAHFMGDGDRQWSFNKEIAEIGRFDPLPATFQRLWDYVSVQRDLIFGSFRKHNFRIMESDKFIEV; this comes from the exons CCACCACGAAAAGAGTTATTCACCAAAGCTGGAAGGACTTGAGGATTTCCAAGGTGATGTTCTCCACATCCTCGACTACAGAGTCCCAGAGCCGTTCGCGGGGAAAACAGTCGCAATACTGGGTGCTGCTTTCTCTGGAGTTGACATAGCCTTTGGGATTTCCTCTGCGGCGAGAGAG TATATCTTCAATGATGCCACACAAGAAGATGTCGATGCTCTCATTTTCTGTACAGGATACAGAGCGGGTTATCCTTTTCTTTCAACAGACATTTTACAAATTGAACGTCAACGCATTACGCCGCTCTATAAGCACTTTGTTCACATTAAGTTTCCAACTCTGTTTTTTGTTGGAATTCCAAATTTAAAACTTCTTTGTTACTTTCCACAAAGCTACGCCATAGCAAGAGCGATAGTTGCTATTATGAACGGCAAAGTCACACTTCCTTCAGAAGCCGAAATGTTAGAAGATGAGGAACAGGAATTCGCCCAGAGGAAGAAAGAGGGAGTTGGTCCTAGTAAAGCTCATTTCATGGGAGACGGGGATCGGCAATGGAGCTTCAACAAAGAAATAGCTGAAATAGGAAGGTTTGATCCACTTCCGGCTACGTTTCAGCGTCTCTGGGATTACGTTTCAGTTCAGAGAGACTTGATCTTTGGTTCATTCCGGAAACATAATTTCAGGATAATGGAGTCTGATAAATTTATTGAAGTTTAG